The window GGCGGGGCGTGCAGGTGGCGCTCTTCCTGACCGTGCTGCTGATCGCCGCCTGCGGGCTGGTGTACGAGCTGGTGGCCGGCGCGCTCAGCAGCTACCTGCTGGGCGACAGCGTCACCCAGTTCTCCACCGTCATCGGCACCTACCTCTTCGCCATGGGCGTGGGGAGCCACCTGTCGCGCTACGTCACGCGCGGGCTGGCGTGGCGCTTCGTCACCGTGGAGCTGATGGTGGCGGTGGTGGGCGGCTTCTCGGCCACGGCGCTCTTCCTGGCCTTCGCCTGGACCGACGCCTTCCGCCTGGTGCTGTACGCGCTGGTGATTGTGATCGGCGCGCTGGTGGGGCTGGAGATCCCGCTGCTGATGCGCATCCTGCGCAACCGCTACGACTTCAAGGACGTGGTGGCCAACGTCCTGACCTTCGACTACCTGGGCGCGCTGGGCGCCTCGCTCCTCTTCCCCATCCTCCTCGTCCCCCGCCTGGGGATGGTGCGCTCGGCGCTGGCGTTCGGGGTGGTGAACGCGCTGGTGGCGCTGTGGAGCACGCACCTCTTCCGCGACTCGCTTCCCCGCCGCCGCACGCTGCAGGCGCTGTGCGCGGCGGCGCTCGTCGTGCTGGGCACGGGCGTCTGGGCCGCGGAGAAGATCACGCGCTCGGCCGAGGCCGACATCTACGCCGACCCGGTGGTCTTCTCCCGCGACTCGCGCTACCAGCGCATCGTGCTCACCGCCTTCCACGACGACCTGCGGCTCTTCCTGAACGGCCACCTGCAGTTCAGCTCGCGCGACGAGTACCGCTACCACGAGGCGCTGGTGCACCCGGGGCTCGCCGCGCTTCTGGGCGCGCGCCGCGTGCTGGTCCTGGGCGGCGGCGACGGGCTGGCGGTGCGCGAGATCCTGCGCTACCCCGGAGTCTCGGTCACGCTGGTGGACCTGGACCCGGAGATGACGCACATCTTCCGCACCAACCGCACGCTGGTGGGGCTGAACCGCGGCTCGCTGAACTCGCCGCGCGTGCGCGTGATCAACGCCGACGCGTTCGTGTGGCTGGGGTCGAACCGCGAGATGTTCGACTTCGTGGTGGTCGACTTTCCCGATCCCAGCAACTACGCGGTCGGGAAGCTGTACACCACCGCCTTCTACCGCGCGCTGCAGACGCATCTTTCCCGCGACGGGCTGGTGGTGGTCCAGAGCACGTCGCCCATGTTCGCGCGCACCGCGTTCTGGAGCATCGAGCGCACGCTGCACGCGTCGGGGCTGCGCACCTGGCCCTACCATCTCTACGTGCCGTCGTTCGGCGAGTGGGGGTTCGTGATGGCCGGCCGCGGCGATTACACGCTTCCCACCGCGCTGCCGTCCGGGCTGCGCTTCCTGACGCTCTCCTCCCTCGCCCCCCTCTTCCAGTTCCCCGCCGACCTGCAGCCGGTGCCCGCCGAGGCCAACCGGCTCGACGACCAGGCGCTCGTGCGCTACTACGGCGACGAGTGGAAGCAGATCGAGCGGTGATGCTTCCGGCTCGATCCGTTCCCCCCGCACCGGCGGCTGAAGCCGCAGCAACAACGACGGGAAGCCTCGCAAACCGCGCGAGGCTGGATCGGTGCGGGGACTTGCTCCGTCTCGATGCCCCGGCCTTCTCGCATCGCTCTCTCGTCCACGCGGCGGGGTTCGAATTCCGATTCTACCGAATCCGGGAATTCAGTTCGTGCATCCTCGCCGCATCGAC of the Longimicrobium sp. genome contains:
- a CDS encoding polyamine aminopropyltransferase, which translates into the protein MDAGPRGGGGRGVQVALFLTVLLIAACGLVYELVAGALSSYLLGDSVTQFSTVIGTYLFAMGVGSHLSRYVTRGLAWRFVTVELMVAVVGGFSATALFLAFAWTDAFRLVLYALVIVIGALVGLEIPLLMRILRNRYDFKDVVANVLTFDYLGALGASLLFPILLVPRLGMVRSALAFGVVNALVALWSTHLFRDSLPRRRTLQALCAAALVVLGTGVWAAEKITRSAEADIYADPVVFSRDSRYQRIVLTAFHDDLRLFLNGHLQFSSRDEYRYHEALVHPGLAALLGARRVLVLGGGDGLAVREILRYPGVSVTLVDLDPEMTHIFRTNRTLVGLNRGSLNSPRVRVINADAFVWLGSNREMFDFVVVDFPDPSNYAVGKLYTTAFYRALQTHLSRDGLVVVQSTSPMFARTAFWSIERTLHASGLRTWPYHLYVPSFGEWGFVMAGRGDYTLPTALPSGLRFLTLSSLAPLFQFPADLQPVPAEANRLDDQALVRYYGDEWKQIER